A region of Corynebacterium glucuronolyticum DSM 44120 DNA encodes the following proteins:
- a CDS encoding phospho-sugar mutase translates to MGHMTLTFGTAGLRAPVGPGDGQMNVKQVTRVTAGLASWFAERSAELNRHHEAPSSLESGIGRALYGDEGPMQFVVGHDARYGSSIFATTAAEVLAGAGFDVMLLPSPTPTPVVSWLIRERNLDGGIQITASQNPASDNGYKVYLEDGAQLPVELEAEILTKIAAVGSPFDVPRVTVRPTSDQLRRYVDKVVALVDPEEGDRLRVNNDRAAIRVCYTAMHGVGGRALTQALQAAGFAQTWPVPEQQHPDPTFPTVRFPNPEEPEAVERVIATAREVDADIVVALDPDADRCAIGVATGNGHYRMLRGDELGPLLATRLLSTPDGTPTVATSVVSSRLLKRIAEDRGWEYRETPTGFKNLTRAAGSPDQLSFAYEEAIGTCPYPQLAADKDGISTALIACCWGAELKSRGTTLIDELHALHRKYGYFTGTQVSLRSSDPQEIVSMIATHAPSEVAGIPFTTTPLPAARGVLMTGHSQVASIRIVARSSGTENKTKVYIEVSDTDTPEHADEICAAVAEETRAWMRKL, encoded by the coding sequence ATGGGGCATATGACACTTACATTCGGCACTGCAGGCCTCCGCGCCCCTGTCGGGCCCGGCGATGGCCAAATGAACGTCAAGCAGGTCACCCGCGTCACTGCGGGCTTGGCCAGCTGGTTTGCCGAGCGCTCCGCAGAGCTCAACCGCCACCACGAGGCACCCAGCTCACTCGAATCCGGAATCGGGCGCGCACTGTACGGCGACGAAGGCCCCATGCAGTTCGTCGTCGGACACGATGCCCGCTACGGCTCATCTATCTTCGCCACCACGGCCGCCGAGGTCCTCGCCGGGGCCGGCTTTGACGTCATGCTCCTGCCGAGCCCCACCCCTACACCCGTGGTGAGCTGGCTGATCCGCGAGCGCAATCTGGATGGTGGCATCCAGATCACCGCCTCACAGAACCCGGCCAGCGACAACGGGTACAAGGTCTACCTCGAAGACGGTGCCCAACTCCCCGTCGAGCTGGAAGCCGAGATCCTTACCAAAATTGCGGCCGTCGGCTCGCCTTTCGACGTCCCCCGGGTCACCGTCCGCCCCACCTCCGACCAGTTACGTCGCTACGTTGACAAGGTCGTCGCCCTCGTCGACCCGGAGGAGGGCGACCGCCTGCGGGTGAACAACGACCGCGCCGCCATCCGTGTGTGTTACACCGCCATGCACGGGGTTGGCGGCCGCGCCCTCACACAGGCCTTGCAGGCTGCGGGTTTCGCCCAGACATGGCCGGTGCCGGAACAGCAGCACCCCGATCCGACATTCCCCACCGTTCGTTTCCCCAATCCCGAGGAGCCCGAGGCTGTCGAGCGCGTCATCGCGACAGCGCGCGAGGTGGACGCCGACATTGTCGTCGCCCTTGACCCCGATGCCGATCGCTGCGCTATCGGTGTGGCAACCGGCAACGGACACTACCGCATGTTGCGCGGGGATGAGCTTGGCCCCCTGCTGGCCACACGGCTCCTCTCCACCCCCGATGGCACGCCCACAGTGGCTACGTCCGTCGTCTCTTCCCGCCTGCTCAAACGGATCGCCGAGGACAGGGGCTGGGAGTACCGCGAAACACCGACCGGTTTCAAAAATCTCACTCGTGCTGCCGGTTCACCGGATCAGCTCAGCTTTGCTTACGAGGAGGCAATCGGCACGTGCCCGTACCCACAGCTTGCGGCAGACAAAGACGGCATCTCCACGGCACTTATCGCCTGCTGCTGGGGCGCCGAGCTCAAAAGCCGGGGTACGACGCTCATCGACGAGCTTCACGCGCTCCACAGAAAATACGGGTACTTTACGGGTACCCAGGTATCCCTGCGCTCGTCGGATCCGCAGGAAATTGTCAGCATGATCGCTACCCACGCCCCTAGCGAGGTCGCGGGAATTCCGTTCACCACGACCCCTTTGCCCGCCGCACGCGGCGTGCTCATGACCGGCCATTCACAGGTGGCCAGCATCAGGATCGTAGCGCGCTCCTCCGGCACGGAAAACAAGACCAAGGTCTACATCGAGGTGTCCGATACTGACACCCCCGAGCACGCCGACGAGATCTGCGCTGCCGTTGCGGAGGAGACGAGGGCTTGGATGCGGAAGCTTTAG
- the upp gene encoding uracil phosphoribosyltransferase: MQITIIDHPLAQSRLSIMRDKRTNNSGFRAALADLGAMLIYEASRDLEIEEFLMDTPVSSTTGKQLKKPPIIVPIIRAGLGMIDPALSMIPDAQVGFIGLARDEETHQPVPYLEALPHDMSDETVFLVDPMLATGGSLLHAIKLLVERGARDITAVCMVSAEQGVNALKESGYPVRLVTAAIDPSLNEDAYIVPGLGDAGDRLYGPRNIDL; the protein is encoded by the coding sequence ATGCAGATCACCATCATCGACCACCCCCTGGCGCAGTCGCGCTTGTCCATCATGCGCGACAAACGAACCAACAACTCTGGGTTCCGCGCGGCCCTTGCCGATCTCGGCGCCATGCTGATTTATGAGGCATCCCGCGATCTGGAAATCGAAGAGTTCCTCATGGATACGCCGGTTTCCTCTACGACGGGCAAGCAGCTGAAGAAGCCTCCGATCATTGTCCCCATTATTCGTGCCGGATTGGGCATGATCGACCCCGCTCTTTCCATGATTCCTGATGCGCAGGTCGGATTCATCGGCCTCGCCCGCGACGAGGAGACGCACCAGCCAGTGCCGTATTTGGAGGCGCTCCCTCACGACATGAGTGACGAGACGGTGTTCCTCGTGGACCCGATGCTCGCCACGGGCGGTTCCCTTCTGCACGCCATCAAACTCCTCGTTGAACGCGGGGCACGGGACATCACCGCGGTGTGTATGGTGAGCGCCGAGCAGGGCGTGAATGCGCTGAAGGAGTCCGGCTACCCGGTGCGGTTGGTGACCGCCGCGATCGACCCGTCGCTCAACGAAGACGCGTATATCGTCCCCGGTCTTGGTGATGCCGGAGACCGCCTTTACGGTCCGCGCAATATCGATTTGTAG
- a CDS encoding pyruvate carboxylase, with translation MAAGHLLPSFSKILVANRGEIAVRAFRAAYETGAETVAIFPIEDRSSFHRSLASEAYLIGEEGAPVRAYLDIDEIMRVAKESGADAVYPGYGFLSENPQLARECAENGLTFIGPTPEVLDLTGDKAAAVHAAKEAGLPILEDSEATDDIDTLVSYAEGREFPLFVKAVAGGGGRGMRFVPDAEHLRELAAEASREANSAFGDPSVYLEQAVINPQHIEVQILADATGDVIHLFERDCSVQRRHQKVVEIAPSPNLDPELRDQICADAVKFCKHIGYQGAGTVEFLVDEHGNHVFIEMNPRIQVEHTVTEEVTQVDIVKAQMRIAAGATLKDLGLSQESVALHGFALQTRITTEDPSNGFRPDTGVITAYHSPGGGGVRLDGSAALGGEITAHFDSMLVKLTCRGNSFSGAVARAQRALAEFEVSGVATNIGFLRALLREPDFTHKRISTSFIPDHPHLLQAPPADDEPGRLLSYLGTITVNQPNGPLPAGAIDASAKLPCVKGREVLPGSRDELHELGPEKFARKLRETEALAVTDTSFRDAHQSLFATRFRSNPLEDAARVTSVLTPILWSAEAWGGATYDVALRFLNEDPWCRLDRLREAMPNINIQMLLRGRNTVGYTPYPDSVCQAFVKEAERSGVSVFRIFDALNDVSQMRPAIDAVLDTGTAVAEVAMAYSGNLSDPGEKLYTLDYYLHLAEEIVNTGAHVLAIKDMAGLLRPSAARTLVSALRERFDVPIHVHTHDTAGGGLATYLAAAEAGADCVDVASAPLSGTTSQPSLSALVAAVANTSRDTGLDLDAIMEMEPYWEAVRSMYTPFQSGVNAPTGRVYHHEIPGGQLTNLRAQATALGLADRFEIIEDTYAAVSDMLGRPTKVTPSSKVVGDLALHLVGAGVDPADFAADPQKYDIPDSVISFLRGELGTPPGGWPEPLRTKILEGRGEGHKPFVEVEPADAELLNSEDAEVRRDTLNRLLFPGPTADYKESRRLYGHTANLSDRQFFYGLREGEETAIPLEESNTPMLVRLDAIGEPDQKGMRKVVFNVNGQIRPTAVRDESAENLTPAAEKADPNNEGHVAAPFAGAVTASVSAGDEVRAGDPVAIIEAMKMEASITATIDGVIDRVVVPGPTKVEGGDLLVVIK, from the coding sequence ATGGCAGCGGGGCACCTGCTCCCCTCATTTTCCAAAATTCTCGTGGCCAACAGAGGTGAAATCGCTGTTCGTGCCTTCCGTGCCGCGTATGAGACGGGTGCGGAAACCGTGGCGATCTTCCCCATCGAGGACCGCAGTTCTTTCCACCGTTCACTAGCCTCGGAGGCATATCTCATTGGCGAGGAGGGCGCGCCCGTCCGCGCCTATCTCGACATCGACGAGATTATGCGCGTGGCCAAGGAATCCGGTGCCGATGCCGTATATCCCGGCTACGGCTTCCTTTCTGAAAACCCGCAGCTGGCCCGCGAATGTGCGGAAAATGGGCTCACCTTCATCGGCCCGACCCCCGAAGTTTTGGATCTGACTGGTGACAAGGCTGCTGCTGTACACGCCGCCAAAGAGGCGGGCCTGCCCATCCTCGAGGATTCCGAGGCCACCGACGATATCGATACGCTCGTGTCCTACGCCGAGGGCCGGGAATTCCCACTGTTTGTTAAGGCTGTTGCGGGCGGCGGCGGACGTGGCATGCGCTTCGTCCCGGATGCCGAGCACCTGCGGGAGCTGGCCGCCGAGGCATCCCGCGAGGCGAATTCCGCCTTCGGTGACCCGAGCGTGTACCTCGAGCAGGCTGTTATCAATCCGCAGCACATCGAGGTGCAGATCCTCGCTGACGCGACAGGCGACGTCATCCACCTGTTCGAGCGTGACTGTTCCGTGCAGCGTCGCCACCAGAAGGTCGTGGAGATCGCGCCCAGCCCCAACCTTGATCCGGAACTCCGCGACCAGATCTGTGCAGACGCCGTCAAGTTCTGTAAACACATCGGTTACCAGGGCGCTGGCACCGTCGAGTTCCTCGTTGATGAGCACGGCAACCATGTGTTCATTGAGATGAACCCCCGCATCCAGGTGGAGCACACAGTCACCGAGGAGGTCACCCAGGTAGACATTGTCAAGGCTCAGATGCGCATTGCCGCCGGCGCCACGCTGAAGGACCTGGGGCTGAGTCAAGAGTCCGTAGCGCTGCATGGCTTTGCGCTGCAGACCCGCATCACTACCGAGGATCCGTCCAACGGGTTCCGCCCGGACACCGGTGTCATCACGGCCTACCACTCGCCTGGTGGTGGTGGCGTGCGCCTCGATGGGTCCGCTGCCCTCGGTGGCGAGATCACGGCCCACTTCGATTCCATGCTGGTGAAGCTCACCTGCCGGGGTAACTCCTTCTCCGGTGCCGTTGCTCGCGCTCAGCGCGCACTGGCTGAGTTCGAGGTTAGCGGTGTGGCAACGAACATCGGCTTCCTGCGTGCCCTCCTGCGTGAGCCGGACTTCACCCACAAGCGCATCTCTACCAGCTTCATCCCGGATCACCCGCATCTTCTGCAGGCACCGCCTGCCGACGACGAACCGGGCCGCCTGCTCAGCTACCTCGGCACGATCACCGTCAACCAACCGAACGGGCCCCTGCCTGCGGGCGCGATCGATGCCTCGGCGAAGCTCCCCTGTGTGAAGGGGCGCGAGGTACTCCCCGGTTCCCGCGATGAATTGCACGAGCTGGGGCCGGAGAAATTTGCCCGCAAGCTGCGCGAAACGGAGGCTCTTGCGGTTACGGATACGTCCTTCCGTGACGCGCACCAGTCCCTGTTTGCCACCCGATTCCGTTCCAACCCGCTGGAGGATGCGGCACGTGTCACCTCGGTGCTCACGCCGATTCTGTGGTCTGCGGAGGCATGGGGCGGTGCCACCTACGACGTTGCGCTGCGCTTCCTCAACGAGGATCCGTGGTGCCGTCTCGATCGCCTGCGCGAGGCGATGCCGAATATCAATATCCAGATGCTGCTTCGCGGCCGCAACACGGTGGGCTACACGCCCTACCCGGACAGCGTCTGCCAGGCGTTTGTGAAGGAGGCCGAGCGTTCGGGTGTCTCCGTCTTCCGTATCTTTGATGCGCTTAACGACGTGTCCCAGATGCGTCCGGCCATCGATGCCGTTTTGGACACCGGCACTGCGGTGGCTGAGGTGGCCATGGCGTACTCCGGTAACCTTTCGGATCCAGGGGAGAAGCTTTACACCCTCGACTACTACCTCCACCTCGCCGAGGAGATCGTGAACACCGGAGCCCACGTCCTGGCGATTAAGGACATGGCAGGACTCCTGCGTCCCTCGGCTGCCCGCACCCTCGTGTCTGCGCTCCGCGAACGTTTCGACGTCCCCATCCACGTCCACACCCACGACACCGCGGGCGGTGGCCTCGCCACCTACCTGGCGGCTGCAGAGGCCGGTGCGGACTGCGTGGATGTGGCTTCCGCACCGCTATCCGGAACGACGAGCCAGCCGTCGCTGTCGGCACTTGTCGCAGCCGTGGCTAATACCTCCCGCGATACAGGCCTTGACCTGGACGCGATCATGGAAATGGAGCCCTACTGGGAGGCTGTGCGCAGTATGTACACGCCGTTCCAGTCCGGAGTCAATGCACCGACCGGGCGCGTGTACCACCACGAGATTCCTGGTGGCCAGCTCACCAACCTGCGTGCCCAGGCGACAGCGCTTGGACTAGCAGACCGCTTCGAGATCATCGAGGATACCTATGCTGCTGTGTCTGACATGCTCGGGCGCCCCACGAAGGTGACTCCCTCGTCCAAGGTTGTCGGCGATTTAGCGTTGCACCTGGTGGGCGCTGGCGTGGATCCGGCGGACTTCGCCGCTGACCCGCAGAAGTACGACATCCCGGATTCCGTCATCTCCTTCCTCCGTGGTGAGCTGGGTACCCCGCCCGGTGGCTGGCCAGAGCCGCTGCGCACGAAGATCCTCGAAGGGCGCGGCGAGGGGCACAAGCCGTTCGTCGAGGTGGAGCCCGCCGATGCAGAGCTCCTCAATTCCGAGGACGCTGAGGTGCGTCGCGACACGCTGAACCGCCTTCTGTTCCCCGGCCCCACAGCCGATTACAAGGAGTCTCGTCGACTCTACGGGCACACGGCCAACCTGTCCGACCGCCAGTTCTTCTACGGCCTGAGGGAGGGCGAGGAGACGGCGATTCCGCTGGAAGAGTCCAACACCCCGATGCTTGTGCGGCTTGACGCGATCGGCGAACCAGATCAGAAGGGCATGCGAAAGGTCGTATTCAACGTGAACGGCCAGATTCGCCCGACAGCCGTGCGCGACGAATCGGCGGAGAACCTCACCCCGGCAGCTGAAAAGGCCGATCCGAACAATGAGGGTCACGTGGCCGCGCCATTTGCCGGTGCCGTGACTGCGTCCGTCTCTGCGGGGGACGAGGTCAGGGCCGGTGACCCGGTGGCCATTATCGAGGCGATGAAGATGGAAGCCTCCATCACCGCCACCATCGATGGTGTCATCGACCGCGTCGTTGTCCCGGGCCCGACGAAGGTGGAGGGTGGCGACCTCCTCGTCGTGATTAAGTAG
- a CDS encoding C40 family peptidase has protein sequence MIAETAERISSLAPPQNVLTGAGTPPDFSAAPQLAKIFGADAGPLLTLGKVIAKDVGTIAKAVQMATPLLASALKDLIALVQRFIAEAARLIAQALVPNPATAAAALAQLAALPGKYISAALARAAQLETELAPATALLRTVGTTPLEFHGTPVHDGDATTAEKPRTVAMELSSSTAAAPKALQAVEKAKSQLGTPYVWGGQAPGRGFDCSGLVQWAYRESGVELPRTAAAMAMGSSVPQSALQPGDLAVWSGHVAMCIGDGKMIEAGDPVQINPVRTTNMGMPFKGFFRPTA, from the coding sequence ATGATTGCCGAAACCGCCGAGCGCATCTCCAGCCTCGCCCCACCACAGAACGTTCTTACCGGCGCGGGTACGCCCCCTGATTTCTCTGCTGCGCCGCAGCTGGCAAAGATCTTTGGCGCGGACGCTGGCCCCCTCCTCACCTTGGGGAAAGTTATCGCTAAGGATGTGGGCACGATAGCCAAAGCCGTGCAGATGGCTACACCGCTCCTCGCCTCCGCGTTGAAAGACCTCATTGCCCTTGTCCAGCGCTTCATCGCTGAGGCCGCGCGGCTCATCGCGCAAGCGCTCGTCCCCAACCCGGCGACAGCCGCGGCCGCCCTTGCACAGCTGGCGGCACTGCCGGGAAAGTACATCTCAGCTGCGCTCGCCCGGGCTGCACAGCTAGAAACCGAGCTCGCACCAGCCACTGCGCTCCTGCGTACCGTGGGCACGACTCCGCTGGAGTTCCATGGAACCCCAGTTCATGATGGTGACGCGACGACGGCTGAGAAACCGCGCACGGTCGCTATGGAACTCTCCTCCTCCACTGCCGCTGCACCGAAGGCCCTCCAAGCCGTCGAAAAGGCCAAATCACAGCTCGGTACCCCCTATGTGTGGGGCGGACAAGCGCCTGGCCGTGGCTTCGACTGCTCCGGCCTCGTCCAGTGGGCTTACAGGGAGTCTGGCGTGGAACTTCCACGCACAGCTGCCGCTATGGCTATGGGCTCGAGCGTGCCTCAAAGCGCGCTCCAACCAGGTGACCTCGCAGTGTGGTCCGGCCACGTGGCAATGTGCATCGGGGATGGCAAGATGATCGAAGCCGGCGACCCTGTTCAGATCAACCCAGTTCGCACGACAAACATGGGGATGCCGTTTAAGGGGTTCTTTAGGCCTACTGCCTAG
- a CDS encoding amidohydrolase — MTSELISATAEEWLRQHESEAIGWRRHLHEHPELSHEEFATTDFIVEKLEAVGLQPVRLEPTGLYVDIGEPDTDGNRLAIRADMDALPITEATGLPYSSVVPGVSHACGHDLHVTVALSTACALAGCASDLNPGMRFIFQPAEEVMDGGAPEVIEQGVLDSVAAIYAIHAEPKLKVGSIGVRTGAITSAGDVVEITVTGPGGHTSRPQQTADVVFAMSQLVTQLPALLSRRVDPRTGTVLVFGSIHAGHAANAIPKEGTLMGTIRTADIRVWRTIQPLMEELIGQVLAPTGCTYEINYIRGVPPVVNDEVATAILAAAAGTSAVQAPQSSGGEDFSWYLEHVPGSMARLGCWSGEGDKKDLHCDDMLVDDRAIAVGVRLFASIASRFTLD, encoded by the coding sequence ATGACCAGTGAGCTCATCTCCGCCACCGCAGAGGAGTGGCTGCGGCAACACGAGTCCGAGGCGATCGGGTGGCGACGCCACCTCCACGAGCATCCTGAGCTTAGTCATGAGGAGTTCGCTACCACCGACTTCATCGTCGAAAAGCTAGAAGCGGTGGGGCTGCAGCCGGTGCGACTCGAGCCTACCGGCCTCTACGTGGACATCGGTGAGCCCGATACCGACGGTAACCGGCTGGCCATCCGGGCAGACATGGACGCGCTGCCGATTACGGAGGCGACGGGGCTGCCGTACTCGTCTGTCGTTCCCGGCGTTTCCCACGCGTGTGGGCACGACCTGCACGTCACGGTTGCGTTGTCCACTGCCTGCGCGTTGGCGGGGTGTGCCTCGGACCTCAACCCAGGTATGCGGTTTATTTTTCAACCGGCCGAGGAGGTCATGGACGGTGGCGCGCCGGAGGTCATTGAGCAGGGTGTTCTCGATAGTGTGGCGGCAATCTATGCCATCCACGCAGAACCGAAGCTCAAGGTCGGTTCCATCGGCGTGCGTACGGGGGCAATTACCTCTGCGGGTGATGTTGTGGAGATCACGGTCACGGGCCCGGGTGGGCACACGTCCCGCCCGCAGCAGACTGCCGACGTTGTGTTCGCGATGAGTCAGCTGGTGACGCAGCTGCCTGCGCTTTTGAGTAGGCGCGTTGATCCGCGCACCGGTACGGTCCTCGTGTTCGGCTCAATCCATGCAGGTCACGCTGCTAACGCGATCCCTAAGGAGGGGACACTTATGGGGACGATTCGTACGGCGGATATCCGCGTGTGGCGGACGATTCAGCCGCTCATGGAGGAGCTCATCGGCCAGGTGCTTGCGCCGACGGGGTGCACGTATGAGATTAACTACATTCGTGGGGTGCCGCCGGTGGTTAACGACGAGGTTGCAACTGCGATCCTGGCGGCCGCCGCTGGGACGTCGGCCGTTCAGGCACCGCAGAGCTCCGGCGGGGAAGATTTCTCGTGGTATCTCGAGCATGTTCCCGGTTCTATGGCCAGGCTCGGCTGTTGGTCCGGCGAGGGTGATAAGAAGGACCTCCACTGCGACGATATGCTTGTCGACGATCGCGCCATTGCTGTTGGTGTACGTCTCTTCGCGTCTATCGCTTCCCGGTTCACCCTCGATTAG
- a CDS encoding helix-turn-helix domain-containing protein, which translates to MDVNSDLFYWPSYGLELGKRLRILRNMRGLTQERLGELSGYTRNQVSNLERNQNRAQHPSNPSMKMIYSLALALHVPPAVLLPRANQQVQQRCEQDDYPSLSVNLTWPQTAQDVARFSVSHLTSGAPGAGTADDPSYDVQLIRPKGLSDEEWRTLSDAVDTLSAAEKKLLDVLRGLDD; encoded by the coding sequence GTGGATGTTAATTCAGATCTTTTTTACTGGCCGAGCTACGGCCTAGAGTTAGGTAAACGTCTTCGTATTTTGCGAAATATGCGAGGGTTGACACAAGAGCGTCTTGGAGAACTTTCCGGCTATACCCGCAACCAGGTATCGAACTTGGAAAGAAACCAGAACCGCGCGCAGCACCCGTCGAATCCGAGCATGAAGATGATCTATTCGTTGGCGCTTGCGCTTCACGTCCCGCCGGCAGTTCTTCTTCCGCGCGCGAATCAGCAGGTGCAGCAGCGCTGTGAGCAGGACGACTATCCGTCCCTTTCCGTCAATTTGACCTGGCCTCAGACCGCGCAGGATGTTGCTCGTTTCTCAGTGTCGCACCTGACAAGTGGCGCGCCGGGAGCAGGTACAGCTGATGACCCCTCCTATGATGTTCAGCTCATCCGGCCGAAGGGGCTCAGCGACGAGGAGTGGCGCACGCTTTCCGATGCCGTCGACACGTTGAGTGCGGCGGAGAAGAAGCTTCTCGACGTTCTCCGGGGTCTGGACGACTAA
- a CDS encoding NAD(P)H-quinone dehydrogenase yields MSKRVVIIGGGPAGYEAAFAGTKYGAEVTLVEDQGSGGSAVLYDCVPSKSLIAATGIRTDLRRADDMGFDYQKNGKFLEIGSVNARVRELARAQSADVRAQLEFNGTRLIAGRAYFKESPTSKNVHAVHVDHADGTEEVIECELVLIATGAHPRVLPGAEPDGERILSWRQVYDLTELPDHLIVVGSGVTGAEFVSAFAELGVKVTMCASRDRILPHDDADAADTLEAVLSERGVHLEKNCRVSSVSRTEDGGVKVTTQDGREIFGSHALLTVGSVPNTDGLGLDKVGVEMTKSGHVHVDRVSRTNISGIYAAGDCTDLFPLASVAAMQGRIAMYHALGEGVDPIRLKTVATAVFTRPEIAAVGVTEKEIEEQKVTARIVTLPLNTNARAKMRSIRYGFVKLFCRRNSGQIIGGVIVAPNASELITTVAVAVSNRLTVADIADSFAVYPTLSGSIAEAARQLVKHDDLD; encoded by the coding sequence ATGTCTAAGCGAGTTGTCATTATTGGCGGTGGCCCTGCGGGCTACGAGGCTGCTTTCGCCGGAACGAAATACGGCGCAGAGGTCACCCTCGTAGAGGATCAGGGTTCCGGTGGCTCTGCCGTACTTTACGATTGTGTCCCCTCTAAGTCGCTGATTGCGGCGACGGGTATTCGTACCGACCTGCGCCGCGCAGATGACATGGGGTTCGACTACCAGAAAAACGGAAAATTCCTCGAGATCGGTTCGGTCAACGCGCGTGTGCGGGAACTGGCCCGCGCACAGTCGGCTGACGTGCGTGCCCAGCTGGAGTTCAATGGTACACGCCTCATTGCCGGTCGCGCCTACTTCAAGGAATCACCGACAAGCAAGAACGTCCACGCCGTGCACGTGGACCACGCCGACGGTACGGAGGAAGTTATTGAGTGCGAGCTCGTCCTCATCGCCACGGGTGCGCATCCCCGAGTTCTGCCTGGTGCGGAGCCGGATGGTGAGCGCATCCTTTCCTGGCGCCAGGTTTACGACCTCACCGAGCTCCCTGATCACCTCATCGTCGTCGGTTCCGGTGTCACCGGTGCAGAGTTCGTCTCCGCCTTCGCGGAGCTCGGAGTGAAGGTGACGATGTGCGCGTCCCGCGACCGCATCCTGCCGCACGACGATGCCGACGCAGCCGACACCCTTGAGGCTGTTCTCTCTGAGCGCGGCGTCCACCTGGAAAAGAACTGCCGCGTCTCCTCCGTCTCCCGCACCGAAGACGGTGGGGTCAAGGTGACCACGCAGGACGGGCGCGAGATCTTCGGTTCCCATGCACTCCTCACTGTTGGCTCCGTCCCCAACACCGACGGCCTTGGCCTGGATAAGGTCGGTGTGGAGATGACGAAGTCGGGCCATGTGCACGTGGATCGCGTGTCCCGTACGAACATCTCCGGCATCTACGCGGCCGGCGACTGCACGGATCTCTTCCCGCTGGCATCCGTCGCCGCTATGCAGGGGCGCATTGCCATGTACCACGCGCTGGGGGAGGGTGTCGATCCGATCCGCCTGAAGACAGTGGCCACGGCCGTGTTTACTCGACCAGAGATCGCCGCTGTCGGCGTGACTGAGAAGGAAATCGAGGAGCAGAAGGTGACGGCCCGCATCGTCACGCTGCCGCTGAACACCAACGCGCGTGCGAAGATGCGCTCCATTCGCTACGGCTTTGTCAAGCTGTTTTGCCGTCGCAACTCCGGCCAGATCATCGGCGGTGTCATCGTTGCCCCGAACGCGTCGGAGCTCATCACCACCGTCGCTGTCGCCGTGTCTAACCGTTTGACGGTGGCCGATATTGCGGACTCCTTTGCCGTGTACCCGACGCTGTCCGGGTCCATCGCGGAGGCCGCGCGCCAGCTGGTGAAGCACGATGATCTTGACTAG